In Ectothiorhodospiraceae bacterium 2226, a single window of DNA contains:
- the fabD gene encoding ACP S-malonyltransferase, whose amino-acid sequence MMSLAFIFPGQGSQSVGMLAELAAAHPAVRATFDEASEVLGYDLWRIAQEDPEGRLGQTEVTQPAMLAAGVAVWRVWCEAAGERPRYMAGHSLGEYTALVCAEALAYRDAVRLVAERGRSMQAAVPAGEGAMAAILGLTDPQVEAVCRDVAQGEVVAAVNYNAPGQVVVAGTRSAVDRAVALAREAGAKRAVLLPVSVPSHCELMRPAAAQLAERLAEVAFNAPRVQVLHNADVAAHSEPGQIRDALVRQLYSPVRWVETVQRMAADGVDRVIECGPGKVLAGLNKRIDRSLQTLCVQDPATLDEALGVQA is encoded by the coding sequence ATCATGTCCTTGGCCTTCATCTTCCCCGGACAAGGTTCCCAATCGGTCGGCATGCTGGCGGAGCTGGCGGCCGCGCATCCGGCCGTGCGCGCCACCTTCGACGAGGCGTCGGAGGTGCTCGGTTATGACCTGTGGCGCATTGCACAGGAAGACCCGGAAGGACGCCTCGGCCAGACCGAGGTGACCCAGCCCGCGATGCTCGCCGCCGGGGTGGCGGTGTGGCGCGTGTGGTGCGAGGCGGCCGGCGAGCGCCCGCGTTACATGGCGGGCCACAGCCTGGGTGAGTATACCGCGCTGGTGTGCGCCGAGGCGCTGGCCTATCGCGACGCGGTGCGCCTGGTCGCCGAACGCGGCCGTTCCATGCAGGCCGCGGTACCGGCCGGCGAGGGCGCCATGGCGGCGATCCTCGGGCTGACCGATCCACAGGTCGAGGCGGTATGTCGGGACGTCGCGCAGGGCGAGGTGGTCGCGGCGGTGAACTATAACGCCCCCGGCCAAGTAGTGGTCGCCGGTACCCGCAGCGCAGTGGACCGCGCCGTGGCCCTGGCGCGCGAGGCGGGCGCCAAGCGTGCCGTGCTGCTGCCGGTCAGCGTGCCCTCGCATTGCGAGTTGATGCGGCCGGCCGCGGCTCAATTGGCCGAACGCCTGGCTGAGGTGGCGTTCAACGCCCCGCGCGTGCAGGTGCTGCACAACGCCGACGTGGCCGCACACAGCGAGCCTGGGCAGATTCGCGACGCCCTGGTGCGCCAGTTGTATAGCCCGGTGCGGTGGGTGGAGACCGTGCAACGCATGGCCGCCGACGGCGTCGACCGGGTGATCGAATGCGGGCCCGGCAAGGTGCTCGCCGGGCTGAACAAGCGCATCGACCGCTCGCTGCAGACGCTTTGCGTGCAGGATCCCGCCACGCTCGACGAAGCGCTCGGCGTGCAGGCCTGA
- a CDS encoding ketoacyl-ACP synthase III yields MSYTRILGTGGYLPEKILTNQDLERMVDTSDEWITERTGIKRRHIAAEHETTCDLAEQASRRALEAAGVEPAEVDLIIVATTTPDRVFPSTACLLQDRLGAPGGGAFDLQAVCSGFVYALSVADKFIRTGAARRALVVGAETLSRITDWTDRSNCILWGDGAGAVVLGPSEEPGILSTHIHADGRHKDLLTVPAGISSGYEAVQAGEAYMQMRGSEVFRIAVNTLGRIVDETLEANGMQKSDVDWLVPHQANIRIIAATARKLQMSMDRVITTVADHGNTSAASVPLALDVGVRDGRIKRGETLLLEAFGGGFTWGSALLRY; encoded by the coding sequence GTGAGCTACACGCGCATCCTCGGCACGGGCGGGTACCTGCCCGAAAAGATCCTGACCAACCAGGATCTCGAGCGCATGGTGGACACCTCGGACGAGTGGATCACCGAGCGCACCGGCATCAAGCGGCGTCACATCGCGGCGGAGCACGAGACTACCTGCGATCTGGCCGAACAGGCGTCGCGCCGGGCGCTGGAGGCCGCGGGCGTGGAGCCTGCCGAGGTCGACCTCATCATCGTCGCGACCACCACCCCGGATCGCGTGTTTCCCAGCACCGCGTGCCTGTTGCAGGACCGCCTGGGCGCGCCCGGCGGCGGTGCGTTCGACCTGCAGGCCGTGTGCAGCGGCTTCGTGTACGCGCTCAGCGTGGCGGATAAGTTCATCCGCACGGGCGCGGCGCGGCGCGCGCTAGTGGTCGGGGCCGAGACGCTGTCGCGCATCACCGACTGGACCGACCGCTCCAACTGCATCCTGTGGGGCGACGGCGCGGGTGCGGTGGTCCTGGGGCCGAGCGAGGAGCCGGGCATCCTGAGCACCCACATCCACGCCGACGGCCGCCACAAGGACCTGCTCACGGTGCCGGCGGGCATCTCCTCCGGCTATGAGGCCGTCCAGGCCGGCGAGGCCTACATGCAGATGCGCGGCAGCGAGGTGTTCCGCATCGCGGTGAACACGCTGGGGCGCATCGTCGACGAGACCCTGGAAGCGAACGGCATGCAGAAGTCGGACGTCGACTGGCTGGTGCCGCATCAGGCCAACATCCGCATCATCGCCGCCACCGCGCGCAAGCTGCAGATGTCCATGGATCGCGTCATCACCACCGTCGCCGATCACGGCAACACCTCCGCCGCCTCCGTCCCGCTCGCGCTGGACGTCGGCGTACGCGACGGGCGCATCAAGCGTGGCGAAACCCTGTTGCTGGAGGCCTTCGGCGGCGGTTTCACCTGGGGCTCGGCACTGCTTCGTTATTGA
- the plsX gene encoding phosphate acyltransferase PlsX, producing MAQFTTIALDAMGGDVGPAVVVPAALTALQAHRELRLILVGDRHIIEQTLQQHGADFGSGADSRLEIHHTTQVVAMDELPSLALRGKKDSSMRVALNLVKERKAQACVSAGNTGALMATARFVLKTLSGVDRPAIITALPTMRGHTHVLDLGANVDSTAEHLFEFAVMGSVLVSAVDNNPAPRVGLLNIGAEEIKGNERVKEAARLLTGSGLNYIGFVEGDDIYKGSADVVVCDGFVGNVALKTTEGVARMITHFMQQAFRRNALTRMAGLAALPVLKALRNRIDPRKYNGASLVGLQGIVIKSHGSADVMAYTNAIREALVEVEKNVPERISKQLEVFLAQRRAV from the coding sequence ATGGCGCAGTTCACCACGATCGCGCTCGACGCAATGGGCGGTGACGTGGGGCCGGCCGTGGTCGTGCCCGCCGCACTGACCGCCTTGCAGGCCCACCGCGAGCTACGGCTCATCCTGGTCGGCGATCGCCACATCATCGAGCAGACCCTGCAACAGCATGGGGCCGATTTCGGCTCGGGCGCCGATTCCCGCCTCGAGATCCACCACACCACGCAGGTCGTGGCCATGGACGAGTTGCCTTCGCTTGCCCTGCGCGGCAAGAAGGACTCGTCCATGCGCGTGGCGCTCAACCTCGTCAAGGAGCGCAAGGCGCAGGCCTGTGTGAGCGCCGGCAATACGGGCGCGCTCATGGCCACCGCCCGCTTCGTGCTCAAGACCCTCTCCGGGGTGGACCGTCCCGCCATCATCACGGCCTTGCCGACCATGCGCGGCCACACGCACGTGCTCGATCTGGGGGCCAACGTCGACTCCACCGCCGAGCATTTGTTCGAGTTTGCGGTCATGGGCTCGGTTTTGGTCAGCGCGGTGGATAATAATCCGGCCCCACGAGTCGGCCTGCTGAACATCGGGGCCGAGGAGATCAAGGGCAACGAACGCGTGAAGGAGGCTGCGCGCCTGCTGACCGGCAGCGGCCTGAACTACATCGGGTTCGTGGAAGGCGACGACATCTATAAAGGCAGCGCCGATGTCGTGGTATGCGACGGCTTCGTCGGCAACGTCGCCCTGAAGACCACCGAGGGCGTGGCCCGCATGATCACCCACTTCATGCAGCAGGCGTTTCGGCGCAATGCGCTCACGCGCATGGCGGGGCTCGCGGCGTTGCCGGTGCTCAAGGCACTGCGCAACCGGATCGACCCGCGCAAGTACAACGGGGCCAGCCTGGTTGGCCTGCAGGGCATTGTGATCAAGAGTCATGGCAGCGCGGACGTAATGGCGTACACCAACGCCATTCGCGAGGCGCTGGTGGAGGTCGAAAAGAACGTGCCGGAGCGGATCAGCAAGCAACTCGAGGTGTTTCTGGCCCAAAGGCGGGCGGTGTGA
- the rpmF gene encoding 50S ribosomal protein L32, with protein MAVQKSKKSTSRRGMRRAHDALTGPTLSIDPTTGETHRRHHVTPDGYYKGRKVIDRQDEE; from the coding sequence ATGGCAGTGCAAAAGAGCAAGAAGTCCACGTCCCGGCGCGGCATGCGGCGTGCGCACGACGCCCTCACGGGCCCGACGCTCTCCATCGACCCCACCACCGGCGAGACGCACCGCCGTCACCACGTGACGCCGGACGGCTACTACAAGGGCCGCAAGGTCATCGATCGTCAAGACGAGGAGTAA
- a CDS encoding DUF177 domain-containing protein produces MARMTRLGDMLSRREGEVSVHLSLPPSAEGVVLLDGHLQAELHTLCQRCLQEMTVALDLHPRVGVVRHQIEAERLPEPYEPLLVEEGEVQVAAFVEDELILAFPIVPMHPLDACPAAQHVQETQQEQAPPARDNPFAVLSTLKGKTTD; encoded by the coding sequence GTGGCTCGCATGACCCGGTTGGGCGACATGCTCAGCCGGCGCGAGGGGGAGGTTTCGGTCCACCTCAGCCTGCCGCCCAGCGCTGAGGGAGTCGTGTTGCTGGACGGCCATCTGCAGGCTGAGTTGCACACGCTGTGTCAGCGCTGCCTGCAGGAGATGACGGTGGCGCTGGACCTGCACCCGCGGGTCGGCGTGGTGCGCCACCAGATCGAGGCCGAACGCCTGCCCGAGCCGTACGAGCCCCTGCTGGTCGAGGAGGGGGAGGTACAGGTCGCGGCATTCGTTGAAGACGAGCTGATTTTGGCGTTCCCGATCGTGCCGATGCACCCCTTGGACGCGTGTCCGGCGGCGCAGCACGTGCAGGAGACGCAACAGGAACAGGCGCCGCCGGCGCGGGACAACCCGTTTGCCGTGCTGTCGACCCTGAAGGGTAAGACAACTGATTAG
- the maf gene encoding septum formation inhibitor Maf produces MPAIVLASTSPYRRELLQRLQLPFEVCAPEVDETPQADETPVALVRRLSQDKARAAARTYPDALVIGADQVAVHAGTVLGKPGDARRALAQLQAVRGHEVEFYTGLSLLNGASGRLQTEVVRGAVTFRELDDARLQRYLERDEPFSCAGSIKTEALGIALLERVDVDDPTALLGLPLIRLVRLLEAEGVEVP; encoded by the coding sequence ATGCCCGCCATCGTCCTCGCCTCCACCTCTCCTTACCGGCGCGAGTTGCTGCAGCGCCTGCAGCTACCGTTCGAGGTGTGCGCGCCCGAGGTCGACGAAACGCCGCAGGCGGACGAAACGCCGGTCGCGCTGGTGCGGCGGCTGTCCCAGGACAAGGCCCGCGCCGCGGCGCGTACGTACCCCGATGCCTTGGTGATCGGCGCCGATCAGGTGGCGGTGCACGCCGGGACGGTGCTCGGCAAACCGGGCGACGCGCGGCGCGCGCTGGCCCAGTTGCAGGCGGTGCGGGGACACGAGGTCGAGTTCTATACCGGCCTTAGCCTGCTGAACGGCGCGAGTGGGCGGCTGCAAACCGAGGTCGTGCGCGGCGCGGTGACCTTTCGTGAGTTGGACGATGCGCGCCTGCAGCGCTATTTGGAGCGTGACGAGCCGTTCAGTTGCGCGGGGAGCATCAAGACCGAAGCACTCGGCATCGCGCTGCTCGAGCGCGTGGACGTGGACGACCCCACCGCCCTGCTGGGGCTGCCGTTGATCCGCTTGGTGCGCCTGCTCGAGGCCGAGGGCGTCGAAGTCCCCTAG
- a CDS encoding S49 family peptidase — protein sequence MDNTEQRQQPPREQLPWEREVLTRLATAAVDEQRRARRWSAVFKGLFLGYLLLVLLLVYQPFQVDERATPHAALVDVQGIIADNSQANADAITSSLRAAFQDQHSVGVILRINSPGGSPVQAGYINNEIKRLRDEFPDKPLYAVITDIGASGGYYIAASANAIYADQASIVGSIGVVMNSFGFVDALDKLGVERRILAAGENKAFLDPFSPLKSDEVAHIQTMLDRIHQQFVEVVREGRGSRLSDDPRIFTGLVWTGEESMDLGLVDGLGSSGYVAREVLGVERMIDYTRRPHYLDLLTERLGVALGRGVAQVLGTDQGPTLR from the coding sequence ATGGACAACACCGAACAGCGTCAGCAACCCCCGCGCGAGCAGCTGCCATGGGAGCGCGAGGTGCTCACGCGCCTGGCTACCGCGGCGGTGGACGAGCAGCGCCGCGCGCGGCGCTGGAGCGCGGTGTTCAAGGGGCTGTTTCTGGGTTACCTGCTGCTCGTGCTGCTGCTGGTGTATCAGCCGTTCCAGGTGGACGAGCGCGCCACGCCGCATGCGGCGCTGGTCGACGTGCAAGGCATCATCGCCGACAACAGCCAGGCCAACGCCGATGCCATTACCAGCAGCCTGCGCGCCGCCTTCCAGGATCAGCACAGCGTCGGCGTCATCCTGCGCATCAACAGCCCCGGTGGCAGCCCGGTGCAGGCAGGCTACATCAACAATGAAATCAAGCGCCTGCGCGACGAATTTCCAGACAAACCGCTGTACGCCGTGATCACGGACATCGGTGCCTCGGGCGGCTATTACATCGCCGCCTCGGCCAACGCGATCTACGCCGATCAGGCCAGCATCGTCGGCTCCATCGGCGTGGTCATGAACAGCTTCGGCTTCGTCGACGCGCTCGATAAGCTCGGCGTGGAGCGACGTATCCTGGCGGCCGGCGAGAACAAGGCCTTCCTGGACCCGTTTTCACCGCTGAAGTCGGACGAGGTGGCGCATATTCAGACCATGCTCGACCGCATCCACCAGCAGTTCGTCGAGGTGGTCCGCGAGGGGCGCGGCTCACGGTTGAGCGACGATCCGCGTATTTTTACGGGGCTGGTTTGGACCGGCGAAGAGAGCATGGATCTGGGGCTGGTGGACGGTCTGGGGAGCAGCGGTTACGTCGCGCGCGAAGTGCTCGGCGTGGAGCGCATGATCGACTACACGCGCCGGCCGCATTACCTGGATCTCTTGACCGAGCGGCTCGGCGTCGCCCTCGGCCGGGGGGTCGCGCAGGTGCTGGGTACCGACCAGGGCCCCACGCTGCGCTAG
- a CDS encoding HAD-IA family hydrolase gives MDSADRIVSCLRQTVHDLGLDPRSDAALRDIIGLGLREAVEQLYPDCDDALFEAFKLRYRHHFLAPDAQQPALFPQARATLERLSEEGYFLAVATGKGRQGLDRVLAATGCARYFHATRCADECHSKPHPAMLQELTDYLGVEARETLMVGDSEYDILMAANAGAAALGVSFGVHGRDRLLRAGARHCVDSVPEVRDWLRDQALEVPTPVRAE, from the coding sequence GATCGCATCGTGAGCTGTCTGCGCCAGACGGTCCACGATCTCGGGCTGGACCCGCGCAGCGACGCGGCGCTGCGCGACATCATCGGCCTGGGCCTGCGCGAGGCGGTGGAGCAGCTTTACCCGGACTGCGACGACGCCTTGTTCGAGGCCTTCAAGCTGCGTTACCGCCACCATTTTCTCGCCCCGGACGCGCAACAGCCGGCGCTGTTTCCCCAAGCGCGGGCGACACTCGAGCGGCTGAGCGAGGAGGGTTATTTCCTGGCGGTGGCGACCGGAAAGGGGCGCCAGGGCCTGGATCGCGTCCTGGCGGCGACGGGCTGCGCGCGCTACTTTCACGCCACCCGCTGCGCCGACGAGTGCCACTCCAAGCCGCATCCCGCCATGTTGCAGGAGCTCACCGACTATCTGGGCGTCGAGGCGCGCGAGACGCTGATGGTCGGCGACAGCGAGTACGACATACTGATGGCGGCCAATGCAGGCGCCGCCGCGCTGGGAGTGAGCTTCGGCGTGCACGGCCGTGACCGCCTGCTGCGCGCGGGCGCGCGGCATTGCGTCGACTCCGTGCCGGAGGTGCGCGACTGGCTGCGCGATCAAGCGCTTGAAGTGCCGACCCCCGTCCGCGCAGAATAG